The genome window CTGCGAGCGCGTTGCTCGCGCCGACCCTCGTGTCATCCAGGCCTGCAAGGACGTTGGCATCGACGACATGTCCAAGATCTACATCGATGCTTGGGCCATTGGCGTTGATCAGCGTTGGGGCTACGAGCGCCGTCTCCAGCAGGGTCTGGTGTATTATCGCGCTTCGCCCAACGACAACCAGTATGCGCACCCGCTGGACTTTTCCGTCGTGGTCGATactgagaaggaggaggtccTCACTGTTGATATCCGCTACGTCAACGGTGAGCGAACAAAGGTTCCTCTCACCTCGCACAACTACATGCCTGAGTTTATCGGCGAGAACTACATTGATGGCACTCTCAagcccatcaacatcacccaGCCCCAGGGCGTTTCTTTCCGCATGCGAGGAAATGAGATTTCTTGGGCTGGCTACAAGATGCACATCGGATTCAACTACCGTGAAGGTATTGTCCTGTCTGATGTTCGCATGGAGGATCAGCATGAGCACCGTGAGCGCACTCTCTTCAACCGTATCAGTGTCGTCGAGATGGTCGTTCCCTACGGTAACCCCGACCCCCCTCACCACAAGAAGCACGCTTTCGACGTCGGCGAGTATGGTACCGGTCTCATGACCAACTCTCTGAAGCTTGGATGTGATTGCAAGGGCGCCATCCACTACCTCGATGCCGTCATGGCTACAGGCGAGGGTGATCCCGCTGTTATCAAGAACGCCATCTGCATTCACGAGGAAGACAATGGTCTTCTGTACAAGCACACTGATTACCGTGACGGCACCGTCATCTCCGCCCGTGAtcgcaagctcatcatctcccaaATCATCACCGCCGCCAACTACGAGTACGGCTTCTACCATACCTTCACCCTCGACGGTACCTACAAGCTTGAGATCAAGCTGACCGGCATGCTCAACACCTACTGCATGCACCCCAGCGAGACAGCCGCTCCCTACGGAACCGAAGTCGCCCCCACCATCAACGCTCACAACCACCAGCACATCTTCTCCCTCCGTGTTGACCCCGAGATCGACGGACCCAACAACTCCATCGTCCAGAACGATGCTTTGCCTTCAGAGGCAGAGGTTGGATCTCCCGAGAACCCCTACGGCAACGGTTTCTACTGCAAGAACACTCCTCTCCGAACATCAAAGGAGGCCGCTGTGAACTACTGCCATGAGACAAGTCGATCATGGGCCATCACCAACCCCAACAGCATCAACCCATCCGCCAAGAAGCCGGTCGCTtacaagatcctcaacaacaactgcCCCGGTCTCCTCGCCAAGCCCGGCAGTGTCGT of Fusarium musae strain F31 chromosome 5, whole genome shotgun sequence contains these proteins:
- a CDS encoding hypothetical protein (EggNog:ENOG41), which codes for MIADTSSIAGYTIFREEANDAAPDLSNSQHLHPLDPLSIDEIRAAAKIIRDYAKPKSLKFNCLTLREPLKAEYAAFRARTGPRPSRRAFAIVIEKGNGQVSEVVANIADGKVELWKDVTEVGPTLTLEDLDVCERVARADPRVIQACKDVGIDDMSKIYIDAWAIGVDQRWGYERRLQQGLVYYRASPNDNQYAHPLDFSVVVDTEKEEVLTVDIRYVNGERTKVPLTSHNYMPEFIGENYIDGTLKPINITQPQGVSFRMRGNEISWAGYKMHIGFNYREGIVLSDVRMEDQHEHRERTLFNRISVVEMVVPYGNPDPPHHKKHAFDVGEYGTGLMTNSLKLGCDCKGAIHYLDAVMATGEGDPAVIKNAICIHEEDNGLLYKHTDYRDGTVISARDRKLIISQIITAANYEYGFYHTFTLDGTYKLEIKLTGMLNTYCMHPSETAAPYGTEVAPTINAHNHQHIFSLRVDPEIDGPNNSIVQNDALPSEAEVGSPENPYGNGFYCKNTPLRTSKEAAVNYCHETSRSWAITNPNSINPSAKKPVAYKILNNNCPGLLAKPGSVVYNRAAFARKSLWVTPYKDYEIFPAGDYVCQSTGVENHPHNSTILDWVARDEPIENTDIVCYIQFGLTHFPRTEDFPVMPAEPVSVMLRASNFYQKNPGLWVPPSALCVDAASKDAFGKKEEEAPSSCCATKTIPRL